One window from the genome of Deltaproteobacteria bacterium encodes:
- the rplF gene encoding 50S ribosomal protein L6: MSRIGKKPVVLPAGVKVETANGVLTVTGKKGTLSRPIPGKVAVEVTEGAATVVLLDKDAG, encoded by the coding sequence ATGTCGAGAATCGGTAAAAAGCCAGTCGTCCTTCCCGCCGGAGTGAAGGTGGAGACGGCGAACGGAGTGTTGACCGTCACCGGGAAGAAGGGGACGCTTTCCCGCCCGATCCCGGGGAAGGTTGCGGTGGAAGTGACGGAGGGAGCGGCGACCGTCGTTCTCCTCGACAAGGACGCCGGG